The following are from one region of the Salvia hispanica cultivar TCC Black 2014 chromosome 1, UniMelb_Shisp_WGS_1.0, whole genome shotgun sequence genome:
- the LOC125201277 gene encoding serine/threonine-protein kinase tricornered-like gives MEGGGGGGEGSGAVGMESPQMKLRAHRAFGLEPDEAVSSPVTRQKAAAAKQIIENHYKNYLQGLQDRMERRRTLQRRAQEAQVSSEEEEMLLRNLEKRETEYMRLQRHKVGIDDFEQLTIIGKGAFGEVRLCRAKGTGEIYAMKKLKKSDMLSRGQVEHVRSERNLMVEVDSRCIVKLFYSFQDSDFLYLIMEYLPGGDIMTLLMREDTLSEDVARFYMAESILAISSIHQHGYVHRDIKPDNLILDKNGHLKLSDFGLCKTLEKYSSILLEDDDFLSQDSKTDGEGNADELTAPWLMAKEQLLQWKRNRRALAYSTVGTLDYMAPEVLLKKGYGMECDWWSLGAIMYEMLIGYPPFCSDDPRMTCRKIINWRTCLKFPEEPKILDEARDLICRLLCDVEKRLGTRGGVDEIKGHPWFRGVKWDGLYEMEAAYKPVVNGDLDTQNFEKFEEGENPPSSTPRVGPWRKMLTSKDANFIGYTFKKSDLLKSAGTAGIDVSSSPSSRPPSLVSLFGHVGLEDSVIAEDEPRPQT, from the exons ATggagggcggcggcggcgggggaGAAGGGAGCGGGGCGGTGGGAATGGAGAGCCCGCAGATGAAGCTGCGGGCCCATCGGGCCTTTGGGTTGGAGCCCGATGAGGCGGTTTCTTCGCCGGTGACGAGGCagaaggcggcggcggcgaagCAGATTATTGAGAATCACTACAAGAATTACTTGCAGGGGTTGCAAGATCGTATGGAAAG GAGGAGGACGTTGCAGCGGAGGGCGCAGGAGGCTCAGGTGTCGAgtgaggaggaggagatgCTGTTGAGGAATTTGGAGAAGAGGGAGACTGAGTATATGAGATTGCAGAGGCACAAAGTAGggattgatgattttgagcAATTGACTATTATTGGTAAAGGAGCATTTGGTGAG GTTAGACTATGTCGAGCTAAAGGTACAGGAGAAATATACGCcatgaagaaattgaagaagtcGGATATGCTTAGCCGTGGGCAG GTTGAGCATGTTCGTTCCGAGAGGAATTTGATGGTCGAGGTTGATAGCCGTTGCATAGTGAAGCTCTTTTATTCCTTCCAAGATTCCGATTTTTTGTACCTCATCATGGAGTATTTACCTGGTGGTGATATCATGACTTTATTGATGAGGGAGGACACCCTCTCCGAAGACGTTGCCCGCTTTTACATGGCGGAAAGTATTCTAGCTATCAGCTCGATCCACCAGCATGGCTATGTACATAG GGATATCAAACCGGATAACCTCATATTGGACAAAAACGGGCATTTAAAGCTTTCTGATTTCGGCTTGTGTAAGACGCTGGAGAAATACTCGTCGATATTGTTGGAAGATGACGACTTTTTGTCTCAAGATTCTAAAACCGATGGTGAAGGGAATGCTGATGAGTTAACTGCTCCTTGGTTAATGGCAAAGGAGCAGTTGCTACAATGGAAACGGAACCGTCGTGCCTTG GCCTACTCTACCGTTGGAACTCTCGATTATATGGCGCCTGAGGTCTTACTGAAGAAAGGATATGGAATGGAGTGCGACTGGTGGTCTTTAGGGGCCATAATGTATGAAATGCTTATCGGTTATCCTCCATTTTGTTCCGATGATCCCAGAATGACATGTCGAAAG ATAATCAATTGGAGAACATGCTTGAAGTTTCCCGAAGAACCAAAAATCTTGGATGAGGCGAGGGATCTTATCTGTCGTTTGTTATGTGATGTTGAGAAAAGATTAGGGACCAGAGGCGGCGTGGATGAAATAAAG GGACATCCGTGGTTTAGAGGAGTTAAATGGGACGGCCTCTATGAAATGGAAGCCGCCTACAAACCTGTCGTGAATGGAGATTTGGATACACAGAATTTCGAAAAGTTTGAAGAA GGTGAAAATCCACCATCTAGCACACCAAGAGTAGGACCGTGGAGGAAG ATGTTAACATCTAAAGATGCTAATTTCATCGGATACACTTTCAAGAAATCAGATCTTCTCAAATCAGCTGGGACCGCAG GTATAGATGTGAGCTCGAGTCCATCTTCAAGACCTCCATCTTTGGTCTCATTATTCG GTCACGTAGGGCTAGAAGACTCGGTGATAGCTGAGGACGAACCACGGCCACAAACTTGA
- the LOC125209830 gene encoding cold-regulated protein 27-like isoform X1 has product MDSSEFSSRNSVEQEETSKFVEREVMAPEWTDEKHCLFLKSMESTFINQLYKSIEMFGLQSHTSSASRSKPLKQKQTCTRTSGQFKVLRDGFWSKVDFQKDESEHDQGEEYKVPLSNPWIQRYRNSKIQTTKRCPSSAKAPLATTHKSNMSPPREDYNEMTDQNFNDEAAAEDNSAKIDEMNTTGSNDQVVPNDNTIRAGNVLEGPQST; this is encoded by the exons ATGGATTCATCTGAGTTTTCCTCGAGAAATTCTGTCGAGCAGGAAGAGACTTCTAAATTTGTG GAAAGAGAGGTGATGGCGCCTGAATGGACAGACGAGAAACACTGCTTGTTTCTCAAGTCTATGGAATCAACATTCATCAACCAGCTATACAAGTCAATAGAGATGTTTGGTTTGCAGTCTCATACGAGCTCTGCATCGCGATCAAAACCTCTCAAGCAAAAGCAGACGTGCACCCGAACTTCTGGCCAG TTTAAGGTTCTTCGTGATGGATTTTGGTCCAAAGTCGACTTCCAAAAGGACGAATCAGAACACGACCAAGGAGAGGAGTATAAAGTTCCATTGTCAAATCCCTGGATCCAGCGCTACCGGAACTCAAAAATACAGACAACTAAAAGGTGTCCATCTTCTGCTAAAGCTCCTTTAGCAACAACACACAAAAGCAACATGTCACCTCCACGCGAAGATTATAATG AGATGACTGATCAGAACTTCAACGATGAAGCTGCTGCAGAAGATAATTCTGCCAAGATAGACGAAATGAACACAACGGGAAGCAATGATCAA GTTGTTCCCAACGACAATACAATTAGAGCTGGCAACGTTCTCGAAGGCCCACAATCCACATAA
- the LOC125209830 gene encoding cold-regulated protein 27-like isoform X2, with the protein MDSSEFSSRNSVEQEETSKFEREVMAPEWTDEKHCLFLKSMESTFINQLYKSIEMFGLQSHTSSASRSKPLKQKQTCTRTSGQFKVLRDGFWSKVDFQKDESEHDQGEEYKVPLSNPWIQRYRNSKIQTTKRCPSSAKAPLATTHKSNMSPPREDYNEMTDQNFNDEAAAEDNSAKIDEMNTTGSNDQVVPNDNTIRAGNVLEGPQST; encoded by the exons ATGGATTCATCTGAGTTTTCCTCGAGAAATTCTGTCGAGCAGGAAGAGACTTCTAAATTT GAAAGAGAGGTGATGGCGCCTGAATGGACAGACGAGAAACACTGCTTGTTTCTCAAGTCTATGGAATCAACATTCATCAACCAGCTATACAAGTCAATAGAGATGTTTGGTTTGCAGTCTCATACGAGCTCTGCATCGCGATCAAAACCTCTCAAGCAAAAGCAGACGTGCACCCGAACTTCTGGCCAG TTTAAGGTTCTTCGTGATGGATTTTGGTCCAAAGTCGACTTCCAAAAGGACGAATCAGAACACGACCAAGGAGAGGAGTATAAAGTTCCATTGTCAAATCCCTGGATCCAGCGCTACCGGAACTCAAAAATACAGACAACTAAAAGGTGTCCATCTTCTGCTAAAGCTCCTTTAGCAACAACACACAAAAGCAACATGTCACCTCCACGCGAAGATTATAATG AGATGACTGATCAGAACTTCAACGATGAAGCTGCTGCAGAAGATAATTCTGCCAAGATAGACGAAATGAACACAACGGGAAGCAATGATCAA GTTGTTCCCAACGACAATACAATTAGAGCTGGCAACGTTCTCGAAGGCCCACAATCCACATAA
- the LOC125215106 gene encoding coenzyme Q-binding protein COQ10 homolog, mitochondrial-like isoform X2: MPPFNSAPRALARFAALRNPLRRRTRDFPSCSQIRPSSNIAGNNAFSPVENMRYGNCGFLGSANSSHISNFVHQKRGFLGCGDGEEGGMLSKVHHEKRVLGYSPEQLFNVVAAVDMYEDFLPWCQRSQIICQNPDGSFDAELEIGFKFLVESYTSHVELNKPKSIKIANMFFKEVVSRLVGSFHDRCRQIYGPGVQVLENSMITEHK; this comes from the exons ATGCCTCCGTTCAATTCCGCACCGAGGGCTCTGGCGCGTTTTGCAGCCCTCCGGAATCCATTGCGGCGGCGCACGAGAGATTTTCCTAGCTGCAGCCAGATTCGGCCGTCGAGTAATATCGCCGGGAACAATGCATTTTCTCCAGTGGAAAACATGCGTTACGGGAATTGCGGTTTCCTAGGCTCTGCAAATTCATCGcatattagtaattttgttCACCAAAAGAGAGGGTTTTTGGGATGCGGTGATGGCGAAGAGGGTGGTATGCTATCTAAAGTGCACCATGAAAAGCGTGTTTTGGG ATATTCACCTGAGCAATTGTTCAATGTGGTTGCTGCCGTCGACATGTATGAAGATTTTCTTCCTTGGTGTCAGCGGTCACAGATTATTTGCCAGAACCCTGATGGGAGTTTTGACGCAGAGTTAGAAATTGGCTTTAAATTTCTTGTCGAAAGTTATACATCGCATGTGGAGctaaacaaaccaaaatccATTAAG ATTGCCAATATGTTCTTCAAAGAAGTGGTTTCTCGGCTTGTTGGTTCATTTCACGACCGATGTCGACAAATATATGGACCTGGGGTGCAGGTTCTTGAAAATAGTATGATCACTGAACATAAGTAA
- the LOC125215106 gene encoding coenzyme Q-binding protein COQ10 homolog, mitochondrial-like isoform X1, with protein MPPFNSAPRALARFAALRNPLRRRTRDFPSCSQIRPSSNIAGNNAFSPVENMRYGNCGFLGSANSSHISNFVHQKRGFLGCGDGEEGGMLSKVHHEKRVLGYSPEQLFNVVAAVDMYEDFLPWCQRSQIICQNPDGSFDAELEIGFKFLVESYTSHVELNKPKSIKTTSSQTTLFEHLINVWEFSPGPVPGSCSLYFMVDFKFQSPFYRQIANMFFKEVVSRLVGSFHDRCRQIYGPGVQVLENSMITEHK; from the exons ATGCCTCCGTTCAATTCCGCACCGAGGGCTCTGGCGCGTTTTGCAGCCCTCCGGAATCCATTGCGGCGGCGCACGAGAGATTTTCCTAGCTGCAGCCAGATTCGGCCGTCGAGTAATATCGCCGGGAACAATGCATTTTCTCCAGTGGAAAACATGCGTTACGGGAATTGCGGTTTCCTAGGCTCTGCAAATTCATCGcatattagtaattttgttCACCAAAAGAGAGGGTTTTTGGGATGCGGTGATGGCGAAGAGGGTGGTATGCTATCTAAAGTGCACCATGAAAAGCGTGTTTTGGG ATATTCACCTGAGCAATTGTTCAATGTGGTTGCTGCCGTCGACATGTATGAAGATTTTCTTCCTTGGTGTCAGCGGTCACAGATTATTTGCCAGAACCCTGATGGGAGTTTTGACGCAGAGTTAGAAATTGGCTTTAAATTTCTTGTCGAAAGTTATACATCGCATGTGGAGctaaacaaaccaaaatccATTAAG ACGACTTCATCCCAAACCACTCTTTTTGAACATTTGATTAATGTCTGGGAATTTTCCCCTGGACCCGTTCCTGGAAGTTGCAGCCTCTATTTTATGGTGGACTTCAAGTTTCAGTCACCATTTTATCGACAA ATTGCCAATATGTTCTTCAAAGAAGTGGTTTCTCGGCTTGTTGGTTCATTTCACGACCGATGTCGACAAATATATGGACCTGGGGTGCAGGTTCTTGAAAATAGTATGATCACTGAACATAAGTAA